One window of Bacillus alkalicellulosilyticus genomic DNA carries:
- a CDS encoding NAD(P)H-dependent flavin oxidoreductase, with the protein MKWGILLSSQQLKIGHMLPKVPIMQGGMGVGISLSKLASAVARAGGIGSISGTGITVDDMRSHIRKAKETINGSGYFGINVLFAMNDFAEKMKAAIEEKVDFIISGAGISRDMYAWGKEAGIPVISIVSSAKLAKLSERLGASAVVVEGHEAGGHLGTDRPLFEILPEVVSAVKIPVIAAGGILTGEDLARALRMGASGVQMGTRFVASEECDAPLSFKEKYVHARQEDTILVKTSVGLQGRAISNHFTELISDNKKVKIKNCMDCLKNCSYRFCTLDSLITSKNGDCDNGLVFAGSRVHEIKDILPVKTIINNIMREYKACT; encoded by the coding sequence ATGAAATGGGGTATTTTATTGAGCTCTCAACAATTAAAAATAGGTCATATGTTGCCAAAGGTTCCCATTATGCAAGGGGGTATGGGAGTAGGGATTTCTTTAAGCAAACTCGCATCTGCTGTTGCGAGGGCTGGTGGAATTGGGAGCATATCAGGAACGGGGATTACTGTCGATGACATGCGGTCCCATATTAGAAAAGCGAAGGAAACAATCAACGGTTCTGGCTATTTTGGCATAAACGTTCTCTTCGCTATGAATGATTTTGCAGAAAAAATGAAAGCAGCAATTGAGGAAAAAGTCGACTTCATCATATCAGGAGCTGGAATTTCAAGGGATATGTATGCTTGGGGCAAGGAAGCTGGAATACCTGTTATTTCAATTGTCTCCTCAGCAAAGCTTGCTAAGCTTTCAGAACGTCTTGGGGCATCCGCCGTTGTTGTCGAAGGTCATGAAGCCGGTGGACATCTTGGCACCGATAGACCCTTATTTGAAATATTACCGGAAGTAGTATCGGCGGTGAAGATTCCTGTTATTGCTGCTGGCGGGATCTTGACTGGGGAAGACCTAGCACGTGCCTTAAGGATGGGGGCTTCTGGTGTACAGATGGGGACAAGATTTGTTGCAAGTGAAGAGTGTGATGCACCGTTATCATTTAAAGAAAAATATGTACATGCTCGCCAGGAAGATACAATTTTAGTAAAAACTTCAGTTGGTCTCCAGGGGAGAGCAATAAGTAACCATTTCACGGAACTTATTTCGGATAATAAAAAAGTAAAAATTAAGAATTGCATGGATTGCTTAAAAAACTGCTCCTATCGTTTTTGCACACTAGATTCTTTGATTACTTCCAAGAATGGAGATTGCGATAATGGCCTTGTTTTTGCTGGGTCAAGAGTACATGAAATCAAAGACATCCTACCAGTTAAAACCATTATAAACAATATCATGAGAGAATATAAAGCTTGTACTTGA
- a CDS encoding VOC family protein, with product MEKPMIGKIGQIGVPVSNLNRAIEFYKEKLSLTLLFNTDSMAFFDCNGLSLMLTLPEKDEFAHSSSVIYFQVSNIKVTYEQLKAKNVLFVDEPHVVAKMGQTETWMVFFQDTEENTLALMSEVHL from the coding sequence ATGGAAAAGCCTATGATTGGAAAAATTGGACAGATTGGTGTCCCTGTTAGCAATTTGAATAGAGCCATAGAGTTTTATAAAGAAAAATTAAGTTTAACTCTTTTATTTAATACAGATAGCATGGCTTTCTTTGATTGTAATGGGTTGAGTCTCATGTTAACACTGCCAGAAAAAGATGAATTTGCTCATTCAAGTTCAGTAATCTATTTCCAAGTATCAAATATTAAAGTAACTTATGAGCAATTAAAAGCGAAAAACGTTCTCTTTGTTGATGAACCACATGTTGTTGCAAAAATGGGGCAGACTGAAACATGGATGGTATTTTTTCAAGACACAGAAGAAAATACACTTGCCTTGATGAGTGAAGTTCATTTATAA
- a CDS encoding ABC transporter permease: MNIIQKLTIRHLKENKRRTLVTIIGTVISVAMITAVATLIISFMDLMQRQYIANQGEWHVKYYDVNQQQAEAIKSDKTTKHFILSADRGYAYLEGSQNRYKPYLFISEYNESGFEHVPLMLKEGRFPQAPNEIVLSEEISTNAKVDYQIGDKLFLEVGERVFLDGASQEGPITQQYSLQYAEDEIKEKLDNTEAITYEVVGIIKRPIWEIPWAPGYTAITFTDLPYMTDRYPFVGTVILNQVSRSIYADAEQLANDINIDGNFIIYNSELLRYHGLSKNDNLKRTMTSLATIIMSVIIIGSVALIYNAFAISVSERARHLGMLSSVGATKRQKRNSVLFEGLLIGLVSVPLGILSGLVGIGVTFWFSNRIFKEVLNTSEQLVVIVTPMSILFAVILSFVTIFISTYLPARKASRITAIDAIRQTTDIKLTGKIVKTSKLVRSLFGIEAEIGLKNIKRNKRKYQITVFSLAISIILFLVVSFFTYSLEKSIELSHADINFDIAVSSSGNYEIDQNVVSTITSLEDVTAYSVLREKVYYSMVDEANISEPLRERAKLDSTLIEEERFPYYTDVYSLDEQSLQLYAEQIGVDVSRLYDEENPRAIVVDQAIYEDEQGKYVEITTINTSVGNNLELFGYDWDNEKKYFISEITIEELTAQLPRGVTSGGGMDIIKMFVSEPVYNRLLVLGNQDSQNNSIYLNSKDPLKTQEEIERMNVSNINIHNVYKSRQQNEQLVLFLSVFAYGFIILITIISMANIFNTLSTSISLRKREFAMLKSVGMTPKSFTKMICYESVFYGLKALLYGIPVSIGVMYLLHKAMMHTFEYSFTLPWSSIIFVIIAVFVVVGSAMLYSMSKVRKENIIETLRQESI, from the coding sequence ATGAATATCATTCAGAAGCTTACGATAAGACATCTGAAAGAAAATAAGAGACGAACACTCGTAACCATCATTGGTACAGTTATATCCGTTGCTATGATTACAGCTGTTGCTACATTAATCATCTCATTTATGGATTTAATGCAACGACAATATATTGCTAATCAAGGAGAATGGCACGTCAAATATTATGATGTAAATCAACAACAGGCAGAAGCGATTAAAAGTGATAAGACAACCAAGCATTTTATTCTCTCAGCAGACAGAGGCTATGCTTATTTAGAAGGAAGCCAGAATCGATACAAACCCTATTTATTTATAAGTGAATATAATGAAAGTGGATTTGAGCATGTTCCCCTTATGTTAAAAGAGGGAAGATTTCCACAGGCTCCAAACGAAATTGTGTTGTCAGAAGAAATATCAACCAATGCAAAAGTGGATTATCAGATTGGAGATAAGCTATTTCTAGAGGTCGGGGAGCGAGTTTTTCTAGATGGAGCATCTCAAGAAGGACCTATTACACAGCAGTATTCTTTGCAGTATGCCGAGGATGAAATAAAAGAAAAATTAGACAATACAGAAGCTATAACTTATGAAGTAGTAGGCATTATAAAACGACCAATTTGGGAGATTCCATGGGCACCAGGGTATACAGCAATAACATTTACTGATTTGCCATATATGACAGACCGTTATCCTTTTGTCGGTACAGTCATCTTAAATCAAGTAAGTCGTTCGATATACGCTGATGCAGAACAATTAGCTAATGACATTAATATAGATGGAAATTTTATTATATATAATTCGGAATTACTTCGTTACCATGGATTATCAAAGAATGATAATTTAAAACGTACGATGACTTCTTTAGCAACGATTATAATGTCCGTCATCATAATCGGCTCTGTCGCTCTAATCTATAATGCCTTTGCGATTTCTGTATCAGAACGGGCCAGACATTTAGGGATGCTTTCAAGTGTTGGCGCAACCAAAAGACAAAAAAGAAACTCGGTTCTCTTTGAAGGGTTGTTGATTGGCTTAGTAAGTGTTCCATTAGGGATATTATCTGGGTTAGTTGGAATTGGTGTTACGTTCTGGTTTAGTAATAGAATATTTAAAGAGGTATTAAACACATCTGAACAATTAGTGGTCATTGTTACACCAATGTCTATTCTTTTTGCAGTAATTCTCTCGTTTGTAACCATTTTTATTTCTACCTATCTACCAGCGAGAAAAGCATCCAGGATAACAGCTATTGATGCGATTCGTCAAACGACAGATATTAAACTTACAGGGAAAATAGTCAAAACATCAAAACTCGTTCGTTCATTATTTGGGATAGAGGCCGAAATTGGTTTGAAAAATATTAAGAGAAATAAACGTAAATATCAAATCACGGTTTTCTCGTTAGCCATCAGTATAATTCTATTCCTTGTAGTCTCCTTTTTTACGTATTCACTTGAGAAATCCATTGAATTATCACATGCGGATATTAATTTTGATATTGCAGTGTCTTCATCTGGAAATTATGAAATCGATCAGAATGTAGTAAGTACAATTACTAGTCTAGAAGATGTTACAGCGTATTCGGTTCTAAGGGAAAAGGTCTATTATTCGATGGTCGACGAAGCAAATATATCTGAACCATTAAGAGAAAGAGCGAAACTAGATTCTACTTTGATAGAGGAAGAACGATTTCCGTATTATACAGATGTGTATTCCCTCGATGAGCAGAGTTTACAATTGTATGCTGAACAAATAGGAGTCGATGTTTCTCGGTTATATGATGAAGAGAATCCTCGGGCTATTGTAGTGGACCAAGCTATATATGAAGACGAACAAGGAAAATACGTAGAAATAACTACGATAAATACCTCAGTAGGCAATAACTTAGAACTGTTCGGATATGATTGGGATAACGAGAAAAAATACTTTATTAGCGAAATTACCATAGAAGAACTTACAGCACAATTACCAAGGGGAGTTACATCGGGTGGTGGAATGGATATCATTAAGATGTTTGTTTCGGAGCCTGTCTACAATCGGCTTTTAGTTCTTGGCAATCAAGATAGTCAAAATAATTCAATCTATTTAAACAGTAAGGACCCGTTAAAAACACAAGAAGAAATTGAAAGAATGAATGTAAGCAATATCAATATCCATAATGTGTATAAATCCCGGCAACAAAATGAACAACTGGTTTTATTTTTGTCTGTGTTTGCATACGGTTTTATCATATTAATTACTATAATTTCAATGGCAAATATTTTTAATACCCTCTCTACGAGCATTTCTTTACGTAAAAGGGAGTTTGCTATGTTGAAATCTGTTGGTATGACACCAAAATCATTTACTAAAATGATATGTTATGAGAGTGTTTTTTATGGCTTGAAAGCCTTGCTTTATGGTATCCCAGTAAGTATTGGAGTTATGTATCTATTGCACAAAGCGATGATGCACACTTTTGAATACAGTTTTACACTGCCGTGGTCGAGCATCATCTTTGTCATCATTGCCGTATTTGTGGTTGTTGGTTCTGCCATGCTTTACTCGATGTCCAAGGTAAGAAAAGAAAATATTATTGAAACGTTAAGACAAGAGAGTATATAA
- a CDS encoding ABC transporter ATP-binding protein, with translation MDILKIENLSKIYGKGDTAVKALDNVSFSVKKGEFIAIIGPSGSGKSTLLHLLGGVDRPTSGKVFVDNTDIYELNETQLAIFRRRQIGLIYQFYNLIPILTVEENITLPLLLDEHQVDQTQFDDIVKKLNITNRLTHLPNQLSGGQQQRVSIGRALISSPAIMLADEPTGNLDSKNSSEIMDLLKMFNKTYNQTLIVITHDEQIALQADRVIAIEDGKVSKDEVIRP, from the coding sequence ATGGACATTTTAAAAATAGAAAATCTGTCTAAAATCTACGGGAAAGGTGACACTGCCGTAAAAGCACTGGATAATGTCTCATTTAGCGTGAAGAAAGGTGAATTTATAGCGATTATCGGCCCATCGGGTTCTGGGAAGTCAACATTGCTTCATTTACTGGGGGGCGTGGACCGACCGACTAGTGGAAAGGTTTTTGTAGACAATACAGATATCTATGAACTAAATGAAACACAGTTAGCGATTTTCCGTAGAAGACAGATCGGTTTAATTTATCAGTTTTATAATCTCATCCCCATTTTAACAGTCGAGGAGAATATCACGTTGCCACTTCTCTTGGATGAGCATCAAGTCGACCAAACCCAATTTGATGATATTGTGAAAAAACTAAATATAACAAATCGGTTAACACATCTACCAAACCAGCTCTCAGGCGGTCAACAACAACGTGTGTCAATCGGGAGAGCGCTCATAAGCAGCCCTGCAATTATGTTAGCCGATGAGCCAACCGGTAACCTGGACAGTAAAAATAGTAGTGAGATTATGGATTTGTTAAAAATGTTTAATAAAACGTATAACCAAACGCTAATTGTCATTACACATGATGAACAAATTGCGCTTCAGGCTGACAGAGTAATTGCTATAGAAGACGGAAAGGTATCCAAGGACGAGGTGATCCGTCCATGA
- a CDS encoding HAMP domain-containing sensor histidine kinase, protein MFRNREIKILFILMSLISLLASLLVIVLPEIAIIVVIILSLLLIATILIFTNWRYKEIQKLSAYLRQISGGDFTLDVRDNKEGELSILKNDIYKVTLMLSEQSSRLKQDKIKLTEAISDISHQLKTPVTSMVMMADLLNSSELSDGKRKEFTRNISVSLERIEWLVSSLLKLSKIDAGSVQFKREPILVKELIEKSLEPLLIPMDIKQQSLKIQGDEDVSFLGDMNWTSEALINMMKNCIEHTPEGGTLAITFLENPLFTEVVLADNGIGIAKEDLPYIFKRFYKGKNAGDDSVGIGLALAEKIIKSQHGSIEVKSAVGSGTEFRIKFYKK, encoded by the coding sequence ATGTTTCGCAATCGTGAAATAAAAATCCTCTTCATTTTGATGAGCTTAATTAGCCTTTTAGCAAGCCTATTAGTTATTGTGCTTCCTGAGATAGCAATTATTGTTGTCATCATCCTGTCGCTCCTTCTTATTGCAACCATCCTTATTTTTACAAATTGGAGATACAAAGAAATTCAAAAGCTCTCTGCCTATTTGCGACAAATTAGCGGGGGCGATTTCACTCTTGATGTACGTGATAACAAAGAAGGTGAGCTAAGTATTTTAAAAAACGATATATACAAAGTGACGCTCATGTTATCGGAGCAAAGCTCTCGTCTCAAGCAGGATAAAATCAAGTTGACAGAGGCCATCTCAGATATTTCTCATCAATTAAAAACCCCGGTTACTTCGATGGTCATGATGGCTGATTTACTGAATAGCTCCGAGCTATCAGACGGAAAGAGAAAAGAATTCACAAGAAATATTAGTGTGTCACTAGAGCGGATTGAGTGGCTAGTTTCTTCTTTACTAAAGCTATCCAAAATAGACGCAGGCTCGGTTCAATTTAAGCGTGAGCCAATTCTAGTAAAGGAACTGATTGAAAAATCACTTGAACCACTCCTAATTCCAATGGATATTAAACAGCAATCTCTTAAGATTCAAGGAGATGAGGATGTTTCCTTTTTAGGGGATATGAACTGGACGTCAGAAGCTCTCATAAATATGATGAAAAATTGTATCGAGCATACACCTGAGGGTGGGACGTTAGCTATTACTTTCTTAGAAAATCCATTATTTACAGAAGTGGTTCTAGCTGATAATGGGATTGGCATCGCAAAAGAAGATCTTCCATATATATTTAAGCGATTCTATAAAGGGAAAAACGCGGGTGACGATAGCGTTGGAATTGGTCTTGCGTTAGCAGAGAAAATCATTAAAAGCCAACATGGAAGTATTGAGGTTAAAAGCGCCGTAGGATCCGGAACTGAATTTCGAATTAAGTTTTATAAAAAATAA
- a CDS encoding response regulator transcription factor codes for MKILLVEDDRTIASGLEYSLQQDQFETVLCYDAASAKQIIQEQLHTIDLCLFDLSLPDGSGYELCKLVKASSDTPVIFLTAIDDEVNVVMGLDMGADDYITKPFRIRELLSRIRSVLRRYHKLSTTKTTIDLNSIQINTLEGKVYKQGEEIVLTALEYRLLLIFANHVGQVLSRNQLLERIWDVAGDFVNDNTLTVYIKRLREKIEDNPHKPTIIKTVRGLGYKVGD; via the coding sequence ATGAAAATTTTACTTGTAGAAGATGATAGAACAATTGCTTCTGGTTTAGAATACTCGTTGCAACAGGACCAGTTTGAGACTGTACTTTGCTATGATGCGGCTTCCGCAAAACAAATCATTCAAGAACAACTACATACAATCGATTTATGTTTATTTGATTTATCGTTACCAGATGGAAGTGGATATGAGTTATGCAAACTAGTAAAGGCATCTAGTGATACACCTGTTATCTTTTTGACGGCCATCGATGATGAAGTAAATGTAGTTATGGGGCTTGATATGGGGGCGGATGACTATATTACAAAGCCATTTCGGATAAGAGAACTGCTTTCTAGAATTCGCTCTGTATTACGTAGATATCACAAGCTCAGCACTACGAAGACAACAATTGACTTAAATTCAATTCAGATTAATACATTAGAAGGAAAAGTTTATAAACAAGGTGAGGAGATTGTACTAACCGCCTTGGAATATCGTCTTCTTCTTATTTTTGCTAATCATGTTGGACAAGTTCTTTCTAGAAACCAGTTGTTAGAGCGGATTTGGGATGTAGCGGGAGATTTTGTGAATGACAATACGTTGACCGTTTACATAAAACGGTTACGCGAGAAGATTGAAGACAACCCGCACAAACCAACCATTATTAAAACCGTGCGAGGCTTAGGCTATAAGGTAGGTGACTAG
- a CDS encoding serine hydrolase domain-containing protein yields the protein MNFKHTLIFTLILVSCSAPSTMNADKEEQLTELRTEVVVADSARELDEYLMNEQYNGVILVAKDGKVLLKKGYGYADYPENQRLLQEDTPFRIGSLTKQFTAAGILLLKQEGLLQVDDGVTKYLPDHKNLEGVTIHHLLTHTSGLPWDIAEEPQDNNLSKEELIQATKKIELLFEPGSDFGYSNLGYQLLGLIIETVSDVPYEKYITDNILTKANMQQTDFSVEAFQLNKERAIGYDPNDRRNSDKLDSYQGIASGDTMFSTLEDMLLWDNFLYNDEFLTSASKKVIFTDHISNSQGLEGLSNGYGYGYGWEINRDQHHVMVHSGYRAGFSSFIYRDTNEKFLLVFFSNVGRSGGDPVFRGTPFIAKLISD from the coding sequence GTGAACTTTAAACACACTTTGATATTTACCTTAATTTTAGTATCATGCAGTGCACCTTCTACAATGAATGCTGACAAAGAGGAACAACTAACTGAACTAAGAACCGAAGTGGTTGTAGCCGACTCAGCCCGTGAACTAGATGAGTATTTAATGAATGAACAGTATAATGGAGTTATTCTTGTTGCGAAGGATGGAAAGGTTTTACTAAAAAAGGGTTACGGATATGCCGATTATCCCGAAAATCAACGATTATTACAAGAGGACACTCCTTTTAGGATAGGTTCACTGACGAAGCAATTTACAGCAGCGGGTATTTTATTATTGAAACAAGAAGGTTTGCTGCAAGTTGATGATGGAGTCACGAAATATTTGCCGGACCATAAGAATCTTGAGGGAGTTACCATTCATCACCTTCTTACACATACATCAGGGCTACCTTGGGATATTGCCGAAGAGCCACAAGATAACAATTTATCGAAAGAAGAGTTAATTCAAGCGACAAAAAAGATAGAGCTGTTATTTGAGCCAGGTTCCGACTTTGGGTATAGTAATTTAGGTTATCAACTACTTGGGCTAATTATTGAAACTGTATCGGACGTCCCTTATGAGAAGTACATAACAGATAACATACTAACAAAAGCAAATATGCAGCAAACCGATTTTAGCGTAGAAGCGTTCCAACTAAATAAGGAGAGGGCAATAGGATATGACCCTAATGACAGGAGAAATAGTGATAAGCTAGATTCGTATCAAGGCATTGCCTCCGGAGATACGATGTTTTCTACGCTTGAAGACATGTTGCTTTGGGACAATTTCTTGTATAACGACGAATTTTTGACCTCAGCAAGTAAGAAGGTAATTTTTACAGACCACATTAGCAATTCCCAAGGCTTAGAGGGATTGTCAAACGGGTATGGCTACGGATATGGTTGGGAGATTAATAGGGACCAACACCATGTTATGGTTCACAGCGGTTATCGGGCAGGTTTTAGTTCTTTTATATATAGAGATACTAATGAAAAGTTCTTGCTCGTGTTCTTCTCGAACGTGGGTAGGAGTGGTGGAGATCCTGTTTTCCGAGGAACTCCATTTATTGCTAAGCTTATATCAGACTAA
- a CDS encoding endo-1,4-beta-xylanase, whose amino-acid sequence MKTMKKLFIICMAFALITGAFTTQVLANNNDNAYRSILDEFAALDENVYTPATYRLAKMEYDKAIALLDDPNASPEEITDAIDALNNRTAGLRVRNGSESLWKTYEDYFEFGNIYSAPGNLDPNNPRGSLTSSHFNSLTAENAMKPSELSFGNAGQEGTFRIFEGSNHLSDQLVREAQQNGITVHGHVLVWHSQSPNWVNGGTRGNYTREQARKNMEHYIKTVVEHFDTYYPGVVTSWDVVNEAFVDGVDTITEDDNWKDYLRRGTQSGWYRAYSNGMVEGEDPSDFIYDAFVFARKYTDAKLFYNDFNMYQDGKSKLTAQMVIELNERYKKEFPNDPRQLIEGVGMQSHNYIMDTPPSSVENGILNLLSAGVDLIISELDLFGWFPWNGEPTGGSLAGYMDLRDRGIEHIIASTGTEEQRNYWINRGITNGSEIEVVQAEVYAEYMRVYKNYAASIDRVTLWGLNDIQSWRRGHNPLLWNSDFSPKDAFYAVSDPEGYLGVDPYYVEPAPAPKVAELILEYNNLKPSYKNGKKGGNFISEVARLMGPKTVFENEPHVIKVGDKNLSNPAYRKAVYNYLKSHPAMEDKILIMPPDTFFINGMK is encoded by the coding sequence ATGAAAACAATGAAAAAATTATTTATTATTTGTATGGCATTTGCTCTTATAACAGGGGCTTTTACAACGCAAGTTTTAGCAAACAATAATGATAACGCTTACAGGTCAATCCTAGATGAGTTCGCTGCGTTAGATGAAAATGTTTATACACCTGCCACATATCGACTGGCCAAAATGGAATACGATAAAGCAATAGCACTACTTGATGATCCAAACGCTTCACCAGAAGAAATCACCGATGCTATTGATGCTTTAAATAATCGTACCGCAGGACTTAGAGTCCGAAACGGTTCTGAGTCTCTATGGAAGACTTATGAGGATTATTTCGAATTCGGAAACATTTATAGTGCCCCTGGGAACTTAGATCCGAATAACCCTCGAGGGTCCTTGACATCTAGCCACTTTAACTCACTCACTGCAGAAAATGCTATGAAGCCTAGCGAGCTTTCTTTCGGAAACGCTGGACAGGAAGGTACGTTTAGAATTTTCGAGGGATCGAACCATCTCTCTGATCAGTTAGTTCGAGAAGCACAACAAAATGGCATCACCGTGCACGGTCACGTTCTTGTATGGCATAGCCAATCCCCTAACTGGGTCAATGGTGGTACAAGAGGTAACTACACAAGAGAACAGGCTAGAAAAAATATGGAGCATTATATTAAAACGGTAGTTGAGCACTTCGACACATACTACCCTGGAGTAGTCACAAGTTGGGACGTCGTGAATGAAGCATTCGTTGATGGAGTCGACACGATTACTGAAGACGATAATTGGAAAGATTACCTTCGCCGTGGAACCCAGAGTGGTTGGTATAGAGCCTACAGCAATGGAATGGTAGAAGGAGAAGACCCGAGTGACTTTATCTATGATGCTTTCGTGTTTGCTCGTAAATATACTGACGCGAAGTTATTTTACAATGACTTTAATATGTATCAGGATGGTAAGTCGAAGTTAACGGCGCAGATGGTTATTGAACTTAACGAACGCTACAAGAAGGAGTTTCCAAACGATCCTCGCCAGTTAATTGAGGGTGTGGGAATGCAGTCTCACAACTACATTATGGATACACCACCTTCAAGCGTGGAAAACGGTATTCTTAACCTACTTTCAGCGGGAGTCGATCTTATCATAAGTGAGCTTGATCTGTTCGGCTGGTTTCCTTGGAACGGAGAACCTACTGGTGGTTCACTTGCAGGTTATATGGATTTACGAGACCGTGGAATTGAACATATAATCGCTTCGACAGGTACAGAGGAACAAAGAAATTATTGGATTAATCGAGGCATTACAAACGGTTCTGAAATTGAAGTGGTTCAAGCTGAAGTGTATGCGGAGTATATGAGAGTTTATAAGAATTACGCAGCTAGTATTGACCGTGTTACATTATGGGGTCTAAACGATATCCAAAGTTGGAGAAGAGGTCACAACCCACTGCTTTGGAACAGTGATTTTTCACCAAAGGATGCTTTCTATGCAGTCTCTGATCCAGAGGGCTACTTAGGCGTTGACCCGTATTATGTTGAGCCAGCTCCTGCCCCTAAAGTTGCAGAGTTGATTTTAGAATACAATAATCTCAAGCCTTCTTATAAAAATGGCAAAAAAGGTGGTAACTTCATTAGTGAAGTCGCAAGGTTGATGGGACCAAAAACAGTGTTTGAAAACGAGCCACATGTCATTAAAGTTGGTGATAAAAACCTTTCTAATCCTGCGTACAGGAAGGCAGTATATAATTATCTTAAATCCCATCCAGCAATGGAAGATAAGATTTTAATTATGCCACCAGACACATTCTTTATTAATGGTATGAAATAA
- a CDS encoding RNA polymerase sigma factor: MTVKKIISEWFYQYSDDVFNFLVYYTGKTDVEDLVQEVFIKAGKGLESFQELSTPKTWLFSIARNVAIDDGRKKNNKLRHSTTPFDERTWSQNTDATPEQILLKQEELQELYEAISKQKKQYRDVLILRAIQGLSVKETAQILGCKETAVRINYHRAIKALRSIQIGRGSDEQSS; this comes from the coding sequence ATGACCGTAAAGAAAATCATTTCGGAATGGTTTTACCAATACAGCGATGACGTTTTTAACTTCCTCGTGTATTACACCGGTAAAACGGATGTAGAAGATTTAGTTCAGGAGGTATTCATTAAAGCAGGAAAAGGGCTAGAGTCTTTTCAAGAACTATCCACTCCAAAAACGTGGCTATTCAGCATTGCTCGCAATGTTGCCATTGACGATGGAAGAAAGAAAAATAATAAGCTAAGGCATTCCACTACTCCCTTTGATGAAAGAACTTGGAGTCAGAATACAGATGCGACACCTGAACAGATTCTTTTAAAACAGGAAGAATTACAGGAACTCTATGAAGCTATTTCGAAACAAAAAAAGCAATACCGAGATGTGCTGATTCTTCGTGCGATTCAAGGTTTATCCGTTAAGGAAACAGCACAAATCTTAGGTTGTAAAGAAACAGCAGTCAGAATTAATTATCATCGTGCCATCAAAGCTTTGCGTTCAATTCAAATCGGGAGGGGATCAGATGAACAATCTAGTTAA
- a CDS encoding carbohydrate-binding protein — MRACDYNNARGVTSWNCGVGSFHPGNWIKFDNVNFSTGYNAFAVSYASSLQGSFDIRIGSPSGRIIGTVNYGPTGGWSSYQWNGTPNLDSSVRGVHDVYIVSTSGGANLGEFWFKNE; from the coding sequence TTGCGCGCATGTGACTATAATAATGCAAGAGGAGTTACTTCATGGAATTGTGGGGTAGGATCCTTCCACCCAGGCAATTGGATTAAATTTGATAATGTGAATTTTTCTACTGGCTATAATGCGTTTGCGGTCAGTTATGCTTCATCTCTTCAAGGAAGTTTTGATATCAGGATTGGTAGTCCGAGTGGAAGGATAATTGGTACAGTTAACTATGGGCCTACAGGGGGATGGTCAAGTTACCAATGGAATGGCACCCCGAATTTAGACAGTAGTGTTCGTGGAGTTCATGATGTCTATATTGTATCTACTAGTGGCGGCGCTAATTTAGGAGAGTTTTGGTTTAAGAATGAATAA